The Chryseobacterium indologenes genomic sequence TTAAACGTGTTGTAGTTACGAGGTACGAGATGCATAGGGCATTCATTTCTAAAAGTGAGGACCAAAGCTCGAAACCCGAAGCCCGAAACTAAAAAATATGGATAAAGTAATTATATTTTCAGCACCATCAGGGAGCGGAAAAACTACATTAGTAAAACATTCTTTGGAAACATTTCCTGAACTGAAATTTTCAATTTCATGTACTACGAGACAGCCAAGAGTAAGTGAAGTTCATGCCGTGGATTATCATTTTTTATCACCTGATGAATTCAGACAAAAAATATCAGAAGGTGCTTTTGTAGAATATGAAGAAGTGTATACTGACAAATATTACGGAACTTTAAAATCTGAGGTAGAAAAAATCTGGAATCAGGGAAAAGTTGTTATTTTTGATGTAGATGTGAAAGGAGGTATTTCTCTAAAAAAATATTTTGGTGAAAAAGCTTTATCAATTTTTATAGAACCACCTTCCATTGAAGAATTGGAACGAAGATTGGTTTCAAGAAATACCGATGATGCAGAAACCATTAAAACCCGTGTAGAAAAGGCAGAAGAAGAAATGTCTTACGCCGGCGAGTTTGACAAGATCGTGATCAATACCGATCTGGATGTAGCTAAAAAAGAAATAGAAAGTTTAATAAAAAGTTTTATCAGTAACTAAAAGCTGGAAGATAGAAGCAGAATGATGTAGGTAATCACAATACTCAGATCTGACTTCTAATTTCTAACCTCTACTTCTGATAATAAAAAATTGAGGTTGATATGAGTACCGAAACATTAGAAAAAGCTAAATCTGCAATTCCTGTAAAAGGTTTTCTGGATATAAAGGATATCGCAATTCCTCAGGGTGAAGATTTGGTAAAAGCCATTCTTAAACTTAAAGAGGAAAAAAATGCCGTAATTCTTGCCCATTATTACCAGCCGGGAGAAATCCAGGATATTGCTGACTTCCTGGGAGATTCTTTACAGCTGGCAAGACAGGCTAAAGAAACAAATGCCGACATGATTGTATTTTGTGGAGTACATTTCATGGCAGAAGCTGCTAAAATTCTTAACCCAACTAAAAAGTAGTTCTTCCCGATACA encodes the following:
- the gmk gene encoding guanylate kinase produces the protein MDKVIIFSAPSGSGKTTLVKHSLETFPELKFSISCTTRQPRVSEVHAVDYHFLSPDEFRQKISEGAFVEYEEVYTDKYYGTLKSEVEKIWNQGKVVIFDVDVKGGISLKKYFGEKALSIFIEPPSIEELERRLVSRNTDDAETIKTRVEKAEEEMSYAGEFDKIVINTDLDVAKKEIESLIKSFISN